A genomic window from Salvia miltiorrhiza cultivar Shanhuang (shh) chromosome 5, IMPLAD_Smil_shh, whole genome shotgun sequence includes:
- the LOC130986726 gene encoding pentatricopeptide repeat-containing protein At4g14050, mitochondrial, which yields MNHFEILRQIKQCIKLRLPMEGKKLHAHVVKSGFDRHGPLFSNTLIDMYGKCGCLKDALQLFDEMPNRDLASWASIFTSHNHANLPKKTLFLYSDAVSKDNLRPDDFIYATLFNACAGCTALKIGEQLHAQFIVSISSDDDVVKSSLVDFYAKCGFPDRARKVFDSIVSKNVVCWTSLIYGYAKVGKKSESLDLLRDMPCKNSYTWKALISGFMQAGLCLDSFNLFKELRREGVDLDGPFVLSSLIVGSATLAMLELGKQVHRLVIGLGYESNSYVGNTLIDMYAKCSDVSAAEKIFGNMRKRDIVSWTSIIVGMAQHGRAVEALSLYDKMTLAGLKPNEVTFTGIIYACSHAGLVDKGRHLFNSMVKDYGLRPSLHHYTCLVDLYSRSGLIEEAEDVLNTMPFKPDEAAWAAILSSCCQGEQKEIGVRIADHVLQLGPEESSTCILMSNIYARAAMWERVSQVRRLMASMELKKKPGYSCVDLGKEIQVFYAGEATHPMMDEIFRLLEELDVEMRRRGYVPDTSLVLHDMGLQEKETQLFWHSERSAVAYGLLKSAPGTSIRILKNLRVCGDCHTVFKFICSIVSREIIVRDINRFHHFKDGECSCRDFW from the coding sequence ATGAATCATTTTGAGATTTTGCGTCAAATAAAGCAATGTATAAAGCTTCGTCTCCCAATGGAGGGCAAGAAACTCCATGCCCATGTCGTGAAATCCGGCTTCGACCGTCACGGCCCCCTTTTCTCCAACACGCTAATAGATATGTACGGCAAGTGCGGCTGCCTCAAAGACGCACTCCAACTGTTCGACGAAATGCCCAACAGAGACTTAGCGTCTTGGGCCTCGATTTTCACCTCACACAACCACGCCAACCTCCCCAAGAAAACCCTCTTCTTGTATTCCGATGCGGTGTCTAAGGATAATTTACGGCCCGACGATTTCATCTATGCCACTCTGTTTAATGCTTGCGCTGGCTGTACTGCTTTGAAAATCGGCGAGCAATTGCACGCGCAGTTTATTGTGTCAATATCTTCAGATGATGATGTAGTTAAGTCGAGTCTAGTTGATTTCTACGCGAAATGCGGGTTCCCTGATAGAGCTCGTAAAGTTTTCGATTCAATTGTATCGAAGAATGTGGTTTGTTGGACTAGCTTGATATACGGGTATGCAAAGGTGGGCAAGAAGAGCGAATCGCTCGATCTTTTACGTGATATGCCTTGCAAAAATTCCTACACTTGGAAAGCGTTGATATCGGGCTTCATGCAGGCTGGGCTGTGTCTTGACTCATTCAATCTTTTCAAAGAGTTGAGGAGAGAAGGAGTTGATCTAGATGGACCATTTGTTCTTTCGAGTTTGATTGTTGGTTCGGCTACTTTAGCTATGTTAGAACTCGGGAAACAAGTTCATCGCTTAGTTATTGGTCTTGGCTATGAGTCCAACTCGTATGTTGGTAATACCTTGATTGATATGTATGCTAAATGCAGCGATGTATCAGCTGCAGAGAAGATTTTTGGGAATATGAGGAAGAGGGATATTGTTTCTTGGACCTCGATTATAGTTGGGATGGCACAGCATGGCCGGGCTGTTGAAGCACTGTCGTTGTATGATAAGATGACTTTGGCTGGTTTGAAGCCTAATGAAGTGACATTCACTGGGATAATCTATGCCTGTAGTCATGCTGGCTTAGTTGACAAAGGCCGTCATCTTTTCAATTCTATGGTTAAGGATTATGGATTGAGACCATCGCTCCACCATTATACATGCTTAGTAGATCTTTATAGTCGTTCTGGATTGATTGAAGAGGCCGAGGATGTGCTTAACACCATGCCATTCAAACCCGATGAAGCTGCTTGGGCTGCTATATTGAGTTCTTGTTGTCAAGGAGAGCAAAAGGAAATAGGGGTTCGAATTGCAGATCATGTGCTCCAGTTaggaccagaggaatcgtcaACATGTATACTAATGTCTAACATCTATGCACGTGCTGCTATGTGGGAACGAGTGTCTCAAGTGAGAAGACTGATGGCTTCAATGGAGTTGAAGAAGAAACCTGGCTACAGCTGTGTTGATCTAGGGAAGGAGATCCAAGTGTTTTATGCCGGTGAGGCGACACATCCCATGATGGATGAGATTTTCCGTCTTCTGGAAGAGTTGGATGTGGAGATGAGGAGGAGAGGCTATGTGCCCGACACTTCTTTGGTGTTGCACGACATGGGACTGCAAGAGAAGGAGACACAGTTGTTTTGGCATAGTGAGAGATCAGCTGTTGCTTATGGGCTGCTCAAATCTGCTCCGGGGACATCCATACGTATTCTTAAGAACCTTCGTGTTTGTGGTGACTGCCACACTGTCTTCAAGTTCATCTGCAGCATCGTTAGTAGGGAAATCATTGTGAGAGATATCAATAGGTTCCATCATTTTAAGGATGGCGAGTGCTCTTGTCGCGACTTCTGGTGA
- the LOC130986727 gene encoding selenium-binding protein 2-like — protein MAKNGCCKKGAGYASPMEAMSGPKETLLYVTCIYTGREKPDYLATVDVDPVSATYCEVIHRLAMPYVGDELHHSGWNACSSCHQATRRFLILPSLLSSRLYVVETLKDPRAPSLHKIVEPHTILHKTGLAYLHTSHCLPSGDIMVSCLGDEHGNAQGSGFFLLDSHFNVKGRWEKDGHSPLFGHDFWYQPRHNTMISSSFGAPAAFTKGFHLHHVSQGLYGKHLHVYDWPNAHLKQILDLGDTGLIPIQLKFLHDPAKDTGFVGCALSGNVIRFFQKQDGSWDHEVAIAMKAIKVQNWILPEMPSLVCDVVISLDDRFMYLANWFHGDVRQYDIQDPTNPRLTAQIWVGGLILKGSLIVAHNQDGSTYQVDHPQLQGHELRGGPHMLQLSLDGKRLYVTNSLFSAWDRQFYPDLVQKGGHMLQIDVDTEEGGLVINPEFFVDFGAEPDGPSLAHEMRYPGGDCTSDIWI, from the exons atggCTAAAAATGGATGCTGCAAGAAGGGAGCTGGATACGCTAGTCCCATGGAAGCCATGTCCGGTCCCAAAGAAACTCTTCTTTACGTTACTTGTATTTACACTG GAAGGGAGAAGCCTGATTACCTTGCGACGGTGGACGTGGATCCAGTTTCGGCGACTTATTGTGAAGTGATACACAGACTGGCGATGCCTTACGTTGGTGATGAACTTCATCATTCTGGATGGAACGCCTGCAGTTCTTGCCATCAAGCCACGCGTCGTTTTCTTATCCTACCCTCGCTACT GTCGAGCCGCCTATATGTGGTTGAGACGTTGAAAGATCCAAGGGCTCCAAGCTTACACAAGATTGTTGAACCTCACACTATTCTCCACAAAACTGGACTCGCATACTTACACACTTCTCACTGTCTGCCTTCCGGTGATATCATGGTTTCATGTCTCGGAGACGAACACGGCAACGCTCAAGGAAGCGGATTCTTCTTGTTGGACTCCCATTTTAATGTTAAAGGAAG GTGGGAGAAAGATGGGCACAGTCCCCTTTTCGGGCATGATTTCTGGTACCAACCTCGCCATAATACGATGATCAGCTCTTCCTTTGGAGCGCCTGCTGCTTTCACCAAAGGTTTCCACCTCCACCATGTTTCCCAGGGTCTTTATGGAAAACATCTGCACGTCTACGATTGGCCCAATGCCCACTTGAAACAGATATTGGATCTTGGAGACACTGGTCTCATACCTATTCAG CTCAAATTCTTGCATGATCCAGCCAAGGATACTGGATTTGTGGGCTGTGCTTTGTCAGGCAACGTCATTAGATTCTTCCAGAAGCAAGATGGATCATGGGATCACGag GTAGCAATTGCAATGAAGGCCATCAAGGTGCAGAACTGGATTCTTCCGGAAATGCCTAGTCTTGTATGTGATGTTGTGATATCTCTTGACGATCGTTTCATGTACTTAGCCAATTGGTTCCATGGTGATGTAAGACAGTATGATATTCAAGATCCTACAAACCCTCGCCTCACAGCCCAAATCTGGGTTGGAGGTCTCATTCTTAAAGGTAGTCTTATCGTTGCTCACAACCAAGATGGTTCCACTTACCAGGTTGATCATCCACAACTTCAG GGACATGAATTAAGAGGAGGACCACATATGTTACAGCTGAGTTTGGATGGGAAGAGGCTTTACGTCACAAATTCTCTCTTCAGCGCTTGGGATCGTCAATTCTATCCCGACCTTGTTCAGAAAGGTGGCCATATGTTACAGATTGATGTTGATACAGAGGAAGGAGGCCTTGTGATCAACCCCGAGTTCTTCGTGGACTTCGGGGCTGAGCCGGACGGCCCGTCTTTGGCTCATGAGATGAGATATCCCGGTGGTGACTGCACCTCTGATATTTGGATTTGA
- the LOC130986728 gene encoding selenium-binding protein 2-like, with protein MGRDSDAVEKGCCSKGPGYASPLEAMFGPRETLIYVNCVNTGGEKADYLATIDVNPSSSTYSKVIHRLPMPYIGDELHHSGWNACSSCYHQYPLASRRFLILLSLLSSRIYVVDTQKDPKAPSLHKVVEAEDIVEKTGLTYPHTTHCLPSGDIMVSFLGGKNATAQGCGFLLLDSDFNVKGRWEKPGHSPVFGYDFWYQPRHKTMMSSSLGAPVVLTKDFNIEDVSNGLYGRHLHVYNWPEGQLKQILDLGNAGLVPLELRFLHDPTKDTGYVGCALSGNVIRFFKKLDGSWDHQVCISVEPLKVQNWILPEMPSLITDIVISLDDRFLYLSNWFHGDFRQYNIEDPSNPRLTGQLHLGGLVRKGSPILIEAEDGSTHQLDAPQLQGNELRGGPQMIQLSLDGKRAYITNSVFSSWDKQFYPELVEKGSHMIQIDVNTEEGGLMINPNFFVDFGAEPNGPSLAHEMRYPGGDCTSDIWI; from the exons ATGGGAAGAGATAGTGATGCGGTGGAAAAAGGATGCTGCAGTAAGGGGCCAGGTTATGCTAGCCCGCTTGAAGCCATGTTCGGTCCGAGGGAAACTCTTATTTACGTTAATTGTGTTAACACAG GAGGGGAAAAGGCAGACTATCTTGCAACAATTGATGTTAATCCAAGTTCTAGCACTTACTCAAAAGTTATACATAGGCTGCCAATGCCTTACATTGGTGACGAACTTCATCATTCTGGATGGAATGCCTGCAGCTCTTGCTATCATCAATATCCCTTAGCTTCACGTCGCTTTCTTATCCTGCTTTCGCTATT gtCTAGCCGCATCTATGTAGTGGATACCCAAAAAGACCCAAAGGCTCCAAGTTTGCATAAAGTCGTAGAGGCTGAAGATATAGTTGAAAAGACGGGATTGACATACCCGCACACTACTCACTGCTTGCCTTCTGGTGATATCATGGTCTCCTTTCTTGGGGGCAAAAATGCTACTGCTCAAGGATGTGGATTTCTTCTACTTGACTccgattttaatgttaaaggAAG GTGGGAAAAACCCGGACACAGCCCAGTTTTCGGTTATGATTTCTGGTACCAACCTCGGCATAAGACGATGATGAGTAGCTCGTTGGGAGCTCCGGTTGTGCTTACCAAAGATTTCAACATCGAGGATGTATCAAATGGGCTTTATGGGAGGCATTTGCATGTTTACAATTGGCCAGAGGGCCAACTCAAACAGATACTGGATCTTGGAAACGCTGGTCTTGTACCTCTTGAG CTAAGATTTTTGCATGATCCAACCAAAGATACTGGATATGTGGGGTGCGCTTTGTCaggtaatgttataagattttTCAAGAAGCTCGACGGCTCATGGGATCACCAG GTATGTATATCAGTGGAGCCACTGAAGGTACAGAATTGGATTCTTCCTGAGATGCCGAGTCTTATAACTGACATCGTCATCTCATTAGACGACCGTTTCTTGTACCTTTCCAACTGGTTTCACGGCGATTTCAGACAATATAACATTGAAGATCCGTCAAATCCTCGGCTAACCGGACAACTACACTTAGGAGGTTTGGTCCGAAAGGGAAGTCCTATACTTATTGAGGCCGAAGATGGTTCCACGCACCAGCTTGATGCACCACAACTTCAG gGAAATGAATTAAGAGGAGGACCTCAAATGATACAATTGAGCTTGGATGGaaaaagagcctacattacgaACTCAGTGTTTAGCAGTTGGGACAAACAATTCTATCCGGAGCTTGTAGAGAAAGGTAGCCATATGATACAAATTGATGTGAATACAGAGGAAGGTGGGCTTATGATCAACCCTAACTTCTTCGTGGATTTTGGAGCTGAACCAAATGGCCCTTCTTTGGCGCATGAGATGAGATATCCTGGTGGGGATTGCACCTCCGACATTTGGATTTAA